The genomic segment ttttgaaatttgcaTCGCTGCGGAGGGAGGCAGATGGACCGGTTAAGCCTCCTTTCTAGAGAAGACCGAGATTAGGGAGACAAGTAGAGCAGCCAGCTGTAACACCTGGTGCTGTCATCAGTCTGTACAAAGTTTACTTATCTTTTAAATTTTCTGACATGTGAAAGTCAGATCCAGTAACACTCCAGTCGACTGTAACACTGTTTGTTGAGTTTATTGAGTTCACAGTGGCCTTACTGCACTTTTTCCctcacagtaaaatgttttctaacaTTCATATTCTTGTAATATTTGTCATTGGGTCACAGATGTGTTTCCCTTGGAGTCAAACCATAGGCTATCAGTGAGCAttcaatgggaaaaaaacaaaacagaaacagaaaaaaacaaacaaacccgTTGATTCCAGACATTTTCCCTCGATGACACAGTCTCAGTCTCGTGCAACAGGATCGGGAGCGTTTCGATGCTCCGCCCTGGTGAATGCACCTGTTGCACCACCTGGAGAAGAGCAACACTGACGGACTGGAGACTGTGACAGCAGCAACATGGGAGGTAAGATCCACTCACTTCTAATACTTACTGACGCTTTTTAATTGAGTTGATTTTAGTTAATTTCGTTTTTTTGGCTCTTTTCTACTCACAAACTGTCACAACCCTGACAAGAAATCACTGGAGTATTCCCATTGTTACTCCTGTAGGACTGTAGCTGTGTATGTGATCCATAGTGAGTGAACATAGAGTCCATGTGATGTTTGACATTTCCTCTAATAACGGCTCTTTGACTTACTGTGGCACAGtctaatataaaatattcacatcaTATCTACTGTGATTATACTCTCTCATGTACTGTAGTCAgattattaggtacacctgtaaaATCTATTATAAATCAATACAACATCCCTGTCATAACATCTGTCTTTACGAAGTTTGGTGGCAGGTTTTTTTTAGGAGTGTGAAAGCTTAGTTAATGAATCAATTAGATGACTAATTCTTTGTAGATCCGTTATAAGTCATCAATGAAAACAAGTTTGGAgttgccaggttgtggaaaTTCCTCCTCCAGTATGATTCTTTTCTTGACTTTCAAGCTAGATCTTAAATCTATCAGGAAGATTTCTGCAGTTGGCTGTTTGAGCACCAATGAATTAAAGAGGTAAAAGGAGACATACTGGAGGATTTTTCATCTGCTGACATACACAAGGATATTAGAAACCCCTCTGAATATGATGCAGTCCAGAATAACAATATCACTAACTATGGCTTTAGTTATAAATTTGACTTTTAcattataaaaatatgtaaaataagtgtttaataatgtacagtatttgtcaacAATTATAACAACCTGTAACATAACACTCACATCTGTTTACAGCTACAACATAGTGTGCTGCCATTTATACCTTCTTCACAGTGCATTTTAACATCTATTTAAAGGGCTATCACAGGGATGAGAGGGTGCAAAGCCACATTTGAATAAAAGTAGAAATGCAGCTCATGGGGGAGTGGACACTGATTTTCATACACCACCTACACAAATACTCTGCTAAGATAAATGCctcacaacaacagacacaaaagtaGTCTGTAAAACTGCAGGTGTACTCTGGGTTATTGACCAGgtagtctctctgtctgacaggtGTCTACTCTGGTGAAAAGATGGCAGGCGTTTTCTCCTATGAGAGCTCAGAAGTTGACTGGTGTGAGGACAACTACAAACACTCAGAACATGTGGTGGAGTACTTCAACACTGTGAGTGCAGTATCTATGTACCCAGATTCACATCTAAAAATCATATAATCACACAAAACCTGCCCCATAACTACAACTTATGGtcatattttttcctctttggttgatgtttctcctgcagatgagcagcttttttttcttcattgtatCTCCCGTCATGCTTTACCTTCTGCACCCGTATGCCAAAGAGAGGAGTCTGGCAATCCACATGGTCTGGATCATGATGATTTTTGTAGGTCAGTtgctcttactctctctctgtctttatcatgttggtctgtgtctgtcttaTCATTTCAGACAAATGGACAAATGTGTCATTCTGAGGTTTAAATCTGAAGAAAACTCTGTTGTTCTTGTGTGGTGTTGGTTCAGTTCTGATTTCACGTGTGCATAAGTTTTTGTCAGTGTACATCCATTTCAGACATTAtattctgcacacacagatgaaacttTGTTAAGTACAGTACCAACCAATTAGACAAGTGAAGTGGACCTAAAATGGACCCCTGGGGCACACGAGCATTGTGTTAGAAGATCTATAGTAGGCTGCagaaaagggtttttttttctttaaaatgggACATTAGCCACGAAAATTAATCATGAGACAAACTGAactatttttatatattatataatatcaCATCATATAGTCAGCCTCCTGATAAAACATTATGATGAACAAATCCTTCATCTTGGACCAGAAAGGGTCTTTGCAGTAATTCACTGTACTTACTGGATTCTCTATGGTAGGCAAGCTGTGAAAAAGCATCAGTGGTCACACAATTGGATGGCAGACACACCTTCCTGTGGCATCTCTTTTGGTAAACAGGTGTTGACTGCTTCGGTCCACTCAACAGGGAGAAGACAAGAGAAAATGTGGAAAGAGGAATTTTGTTAAAATGCCTAACCACTCACTGAATGTCTCTTCACTGTTTCATTGCTCAGATCTGAGaaacaacaaattaatttcTGCTTCAATTCACCAAATGCCAGTCATTTTGGACAGATAGACAGGTACTGAGATCCTTGGTAAGTGTAGATGGAGACACGGAGATAAATATGGCTGAATTTATACAGGACTATCTCCCCAACCTCCAGTTTCATCATAAATTGCAGAAAGACAGCTGTGAAATGGAGGAAGGATCTGCAGTTATGATTGTGGGCCCTCAGCTGTCAAAGGGTCATTGGCGTTTAGGGAAAATAAAAGTGATGCCCAGCAAAGATGAAAAGTTCAGACAGTGGAAGTTACCATTGAGGATAAGCTGGTGTTAGAGTTGTGGATTCTAGTTCAAATTGAGCTTGAGATTCAATTTCAGttcaaatatttcatatttgaaGGAGCAGCTGCTCAGGAATCTCAAACTCAAATGTTTGAGTGTCAAATATACGAGGAGTGGGTTCAAAGATACACCTGTCACTGCACAGGGGAGGAGTTAAATGGAGGAGAGATTATATAATGGCTGGGTGTGCTCAAATCCATTTGTTTGAAACCATGCTGCCACctttaagtttgtttgtgtttcctgagAGATCCTAACATTTATTGCTGTTTGATACACCTGATACCCTGAGAAAGAGAATTGTGCTGGGGCCACTTATACTTACCTGTGTGATGAGAAGTTAAACTTTGATCCTGATGAAGGCGTGAAAGATTGTTTCTTAACCTCAGTGGATagtaaaaatgatatttaaaataatttttagttGCAGTGCTACTTGTAATCTACTGGTTGTGAGCAGTTTTACCAAAGGTGAGGCCTCTAGACTGAAACACATAAACGATGAACACCCTGTAAATTTATGGACTTTAGATTCTAATATGTCTCCCTGTGTTCATGTTTCTGTGATAAATTGtattgtttcacattaaaaagaaagctgttttctctccttgCAGGGCTCTTCTCAGCGTACTTCCACATGACTCTTAGTTTCGTTGGCCAGATGTTGGACGAGCTGTCAATCCTGTGGGTGTTGGCAGTGGGATACGCCGTCTGGTTCCCACGCAAGCTGTTTCCTTCCTTTATAAAAGACAGGTAAGATAACCTTGAAACAAGCAACCCAAAAATAGATGACTGATTTATGTTTCCACAAATTAGTCCAaggtttttgtctctgtcattATTTGGCTAACGGTAGCTTAATGCATATCTCCATGTGTTACCAAGgactcacacacagctcagtaaTCCTTTaataagacaaataaacaagacaatGGCCGAGTGCTTCCACGGCACGCCACTCTGAAACCTAACCTGTGCTGGCTGAGGAGCCAGTCTGACAGCCCCAACAAGAGTCATTGTCACAAAGGCACAATAtggtgctgctgttttcacCTGAATGTGACAGATATGGGCTCTCACTATTGTAAAAGAGTAGAGCTCCACCCAGCCTGTGTAAATATTTAACCACAAGGTGGGGAAAAGATGAATGAAATTTTGATGAGCTATTGAAAAGAATCCCACAGCCCAGACTCAATAACCTCACACtgatttttccagtttttcaaGGTAATGCAAACCCTCCCTCTCATCATAAATGGATCACTGAAAAGACCTACCAGGCACAGGACCAGGGGCCAAGATGAGCCCCTGGAAGGCCAGAGCCTCTATTTCAAGCAACTGTAAACATCTCCCGTTgtaaaaacagagcaaatgtAAAAGTAGGGATTTTTTTCCCTGATCCCAATCAGAATATCTGCCAGCCAAATTACAGCTGCATGAAATACTGAGGCTCCAGAAACCTTTacttaaaatacagtaaaattagtAAAGCAGAACAGCAGAATAGCTCTGATTTGAAATGACatgatgaatgaaatgacaaaaaaagcaacaataaaaaacagGGGTCGCTCACAGTGATCAACACAGAGAATGAATCTGCTCCCTTGTGGAGATTTATAGTGATTTTTAGCTCAATAATCcactctcactgctgctgtcacagagttgttttcaaagaaaaagctctaaaaacccactgcaCACCACCTGCTCAGCTAAGTCAGACACATTTAACAACTAGCTGCTCAGCACAGTGCAATATTGAGCAACTGTCAGATATTTCCcacaggagttggtagagaccaaaacaggaGCTGAATGAGAGTGTGTATTGGACTGATTAGTGCCCAGAAACATGACTGCAGAGGATTGATAACGTTGCTAGACATATAAATAAGCAACTATTTGCTAACAGATTTGTCACATCACCTTATTAGGTGATCATATGTCAGTGCTTTGGACAAGAGTGAGTCAGTCGTACTTCATCTCAAGTATTCAAGAATTTAATACTGACTCacagcttcttttctctctctctgtctgtctgctccacCACAGGTCCACATTTTCAAGGCTCGTCCTGGTCGTCACTGTCATCACCACAGTGTCGTCATTCGTCAAACCCACAGCCAATGCCTACGCTTTAAACTGCTTCGGCCTCCACCTGCTTTACACTCTGGCAGTCGAGATGAGATGGTATGAAAGCTGTGGCCTTTTTGACCACCTATACCTTATATCTGTATTTGATGCTGCTTAATTGATTTGTTGTAATGATCGGGTTTTGATTCTTTCTCAGCTGCACTGACCAGAAGGCTCTGCAACTGGCCAAGCTGTCGGTGGCTCTGTGGGTGCTCGCCATCTCCTGCTGGATTAGTGACCGTTTTGGCTGCAGCTTCTGGCAACAGCTAAACTTCTGCTACCTGCACGGTATCTGGTAAGTCCTGGCTTAGCTCTgcccttttctttcctttgctttgttttgttttgccttccTTTCTTTTAAAGACACACTCGTGTATATTGATCTTTGTTTTATGACTCCTCCAGGCACATCCTCATTGTGATGGCTGTGGCTTATGGCAGCACCCTGATCGCTTACCTGGACGCCAACTACGAGATACCGTATTCACTGCCTGGGCTGCAGTACTGGCCGTGTGACAAATGGGCTGTTGGATTACCTCACATTGTCCTGAAGGGCACTACCAAAACAAGGAAACGGTGCTAACAAGGTCACATTTAACTCTGGCAGAACATTTCTTTATATAGTGCAATCCATTAGTTCATTAATGGCAAGCCAGCAAAATGATTTACCAAACTGACCTACTACAATTCCATTTTAGTTCACATACGCCAGTTATTTATCATCTGCAGATTAAACTGTACTGCAGAAACATTACTGTAATTCAAACCTTTGCCCTCAGTCTCTCTTCTAAAGCTAACAGACAGAggctgagagcagctgagagtTGACTGATCTTGAACTTTCCACAGTGGCGTGTGAAATGAGGTGTGGTTTCACTGACGTTTTGCAGGTTTTAAGATAATCACTGTTAAACATTATGAGTTTGCAAATCATGAATGGTTTTATAAAATGTCTACAGGTGCCCTGAATGactgaaagaaatgagagaacATGTGTATTTTGAGGagtttggttgtttttgtaTACAAAAATCGattgctgttatttattttcatttgattctGCAAATTACAGATCATATTTattgtatacagtatgttttcttACAATGAAACTGTCATTCCTCAGTGCATGGGTTTCTTTCTAGATTGAGGCTCTACagcaaaatgtgtttacatggaGTTTTAAAATACCTCAACATGTCATGGTTTCACAGTTTCACCCTGTCCCCGGGGTTAGTTTGAGCTGTGAAATCTGAACTGGGTTTTGTCTAATTTTAAACTAACACCAGCTGATTTATAATTATCTGTGTGTTAACATGTTAGAATTAAGAGTACTGTAGTTTGACACTAATTGAAACTGAGGACTTTTGTAACATTTCAGTAACAGCTATTGTCAATATCAAACAATCTCCTGGTCTCATTCAGGACCTCTGAGATGTGACTC from the Lates calcarifer isolate ASB-BC8 linkage group LG17, TLL_Latcal_v3, whole genome shotgun sequence genome contains:
- the acer1 gene encoding alkaline ceramidase 1; protein product: MGGVYSGEKMAGVFSYESSEVDWCEDNYKHSEHVVEYFNTMSSFFFFIVSPVMLYLLHPYAKERSLAIHMVWIMMIFVGLFSAYFHMTLSFVGQMLDELSILWVLAVGYAVWFPRKLFPSFIKDRSTFSRLVLVVTVITTVSSFVKPTANAYALNCFGLHLLYTLAVEMRCCTDQKALQLAKLSVALWVLAISCWISDRFGCSFWQQLNFCYLHGIWHILIVMAVAYGSTLIAYLDANYEIPYSLPGLQYWPCDKWAVGLPHIVLKGTTKTRKRC